The window CTTTTGCGTGCATTCCGTCCGTGCTCCGCACGTGTCGTGCCAGGTGTGGTGGTCGCGGTGAgatgcggcgccggcgccggcgcgggcatCCTCCGCGCGGCGCAGACGGACGCCCGCGGCGCGTTCGACGTGGCCATGCCTGCAtgccagcggcagcggcgccgacGTCGTCATCCTCGGCCACGCCGTGCGCGGCGAGGATCCTCGGCGCCACGGAGCAGCTCTGCGCGCCGCGGGGGCTCGCGGTGGCGCGCGTCGTCCCGGCCCGGGCGGCTAGCCCGGCCTCCTCCTACGCGCTGGCCTCCCCCATCGCCTTCTTCGCGGCGAGGTGCCGCCCAGGTCCAGCTAGTGGTAGCAGCGGCTCTGCTGTTGCGACGACCACGAACGACGCCCCTgaccagcagcggcagcgggatGCCCCgcgggtgccgccgccggcacggccCGCGCCCCCGGAGATGCAGGCCCCGGGGGGcgctcccccgcgcgccggaGGCAACACCAGCCCGCCGCCGTTCGGCGTGGGAGGAGGGCTGcctctcatcttcttcttcccgtTCATCCCCATCATCGGCATCCCCTGAATGAGTGAAGCACTACTATACCAAGATCGTATGTTACTTTACGCGCGCGTGTAGCAGCATCAAATAATGCGAACTTGCGAAGCGACCATCTGCTCCAGAATTAACGGTGCAGGAGCCCTTTCCAGTACAAATTTACTACTACGCTACCGTGCCGTTGTATCCTCATTCAGAAAATTCGTTACACGTTACCGTGGTAGACTGCACTGAGCTCCGTCACACAGATGCACGACTTAAAGAGGTGACAGAGTACAATAATCTTACGGAAGCAACAGAGATGGCATCGAAAGAAACTTCCGGTGGAGGGGAAGTGAATTTTTTTACACGGCAAATAAAGGCAAACTGGCACACACAAAATTCTATCTTCCAAATATAGATAGTCAACAACCTCCCGCTCGTGGTCCAGGTTCTGCCTGCTCAAACCACCGCACGAGTAGAGCTTCACCAACAACCAGGGTAACGGAACGAACACAACACAAAAGATGCACTGAACACTGGTCCACAACAAGCGCCACATGTCTTGCTTTTTAAACAGTTAAATAAGACCCGTCAGCTTCGAACTGATAcagtttcaattcaaatcaagtAGCGAAGAAATATGGTTTCAAGTTCAGGTCCAGAGTACAAGCTCATGTAAAATTTCGGGACAATCACTATGAGCAATCTAATATGCAGCCCGTCCTCAGAGTTTTTGTCACACTTCCAAGTAAAACTCTGAAGCAAGACTGCCTCTTACATGCTGACCCGATAGCAGCCATAGGCATGGTGTGAATTCACACAGCATCAGCGTTATGCCAGCCCTTGGTGCATGGAGGTATCTCCACAAACTCATCAAACTCCTTGACATGAATATTGCAACATTTCCACTGCAATAAAAGATACACAATTTAAGGATGGCGGAAGTTGAGAAATTTACTTAGCACAAATCAACATAAAAACAGATACTTACCCCTCTCATCCTGTCATGGAAAACTGCAGGACCTGGATGGTAGTCGCACGCAGAATCATGGTTATCCTTCTCCTTGTAGGATTTACCGCATCCTTTATTTCTACATGTTCTCGGTTCATTTATATCGACCTTTTTCTTGGGAGGAGGAACCGAGGATTTTTCAACAGGTTCCTTGTTTGTATCATTGGTAGCAGCTGGTTTTTGTACCTTTGGCTGTGATCCTGGAAAGGTACAGATTGCAGACTCCATTCAGTGGGCATTTTCAATTTTGCAGTCTATGGTCACCATGATTCACCTAgtgttaaaagatgttttttttactgAAGATATGCGTAGGATGGTAACTGTTAACATCCATAAATAGGAAAGTACTAAGCTAAATCTAAACAATGTTACGTAAACACAAACTCACCATGGTCAGAGCAAAAGAAACCCTGACGACACCTTGCGCAAGCATCGGCTCCTACAGTCTGCTGAGAAGACTGGACTGGTGTTGCCTTTGGACGGTTTGCAGAAACAGCTTTTGTGACTGGTTTTTCAGTCGTGTGCTTCCCTGTTGTGCATCTGCACCACGATAGCGCATA is drawn from Panicum virgatum strain AP13 chromosome 1N, P.virgatum_v5, whole genome shotgun sequence and contains these coding sequences:
- the LOC120655955 gene encoding cysteine and histidine-rich domain-containing protein RAR1-like isoform X1; amino-acid sequence: MSTTTEAAKSAAATPVRCQRIGCDAMFTDDNNPEGSCQYHPSAPLFHDGMKEWSCCKQRSHDFSLFLAIPGCTTGKHTTEKPVTKAVSANRPKATPVQSSQQTVGADACARCRQGFFCSDHGSQPKVQKPAATNDTNKEPVEKSSVPPPKKKVDINEPRTCRNKGCGKSYKEKDNHDSACDYHPGPAVFHDRMRGWKCCNIHVKEFDEFVEIPPCTKGWHNADAV
- the LOC120655955 gene encoding cysteine and histidine-rich domain-containing protein RAR1-like isoform X2 gives rise to the protein MSTTTEAAKSAAATPVRCQRIGCDAMFTDDNNPEGSCQYHPSPLFHDGMKEWSCCKQRSHDFSLFLAIPGCTTGKHTTEKPVTKAVSANRPKATPVQSSQQTVGADACARCRQGFFCSDHGSQPKVQKPAATNDTNKEPVEKSSVPPPKKKVDINEPRTCRNKGCGKSYKEKDNHDSACDYHPGPAVFHDRMRGWKCCNIHVKEFDEFVEIPPCTKGWHNADAV